A genome region from Oenanthe melanoleuca isolate GR-GAL-2019-014 chromosome 14, OMel1.0, whole genome shotgun sequence includes the following:
- the PLD6 gene encoding mitochondrial cardiolipin hydrolase, protein MRAARGVALAAAAAVALAVLAWRRARPVREVLFFPSRPCCIEALLAEAAEPGAPARPCPCPLPSGDTALSRLVRRLLSARRSLDLCLFSFSCPQLARAVQLLHRRGVRVRLVTDAQYMGLHGSQIGRLRHAGIQVRHDQHSGYMHHKFAIVDRRMLITGSLNWTTQAIQSNRENVLVLEDAEYVKAFQDEFDRIWEEYNPANYRFFSERQ, encoded by the exons ATGAGGGCGGCGCGGGGCGTGGCGctggcggcggccgcggcggtGGCGCTGGCGGTGTTGGCCTGGCGGCGAGCCCGGCCCGTGCGGGAGGTGCTGTTCTTCCCCTCGCGGCCCTGCTGCATCGAGGCGCTGCTGGCCGAGGCTGCCGAGCCCGGAGCGcccgcccggccctgcccgTGCCCGCTGCCCAGCGGCGACACCGCCCTGAGCCGCCTGGTTCGCCGCCTGCTCTCCGCCCGCCGCTCGCTCGACCTCTGTCTgttctccttctcctgcccGCAGCTCGCCCGGGCCGTGCAGCTGCTGCACCGCCGCGGGGTCCGTGTGCGCCTGGTGACGGACGCGCAGTACATGGGGCTGCACGGCTCCCAGATCGGCCGCCTGCGCCACGCGG GGATCCAGGTGCGCCATGACCAGCACAGCGGCTACATGCACCACAAGTTCGCCATCGTGGACCGGAGGATGCTCATCACGGGTTCCCTCAACTGGACCACCCAGGCCATCCAGAGCAACCGGGAGaatgtgctggtgctggaggacGCCGAGTATGTGAAGGCTTTTCAGGATGAGTTTGACAGGATTTGGGAAGAGTACAATCCTGCAaattacaggtttttttccGAAAGGCAGTAA